In Bufo gargarizans isolate SCDJY-AF-19 chromosome 5, ASM1485885v1, whole genome shotgun sequence, the following are encoded in one genomic region:
- the NR1D2 gene encoding nuclear receptor subfamily 1 group D member 2 isoform X2: MSNMESNAGGVIAYISSSSSASSPSSCHSESSNGSFQSSSSSLPSSPSSSASEGSSGGSSSGSSRNGTSRSDLPSGTLTTIEESQKNQQVDTLCIKTTYTSAAILTKGHGGVTTKFNGMILLCKVCGDVASGFHYGVHACEGCKGFFRRSIQQNIQYKKCLKNESCSIMRMNRNRCQQCRFKKCLSVGMSRDAVRFGRIPKREKQRMLMEMQTAMKTMMNSQFVSSGHQEALPDYQASPSLLPLVPPPVQEKLDTSGHNYSDKSLTLPASSSLPPPPPSFDVSKEDVIGTVTRAHRETFMYNQESSKIKNEANHQIEERMNNVKCINKSNNIYSNNGLSTARCPASGNQNHINEQHREKNMAGYSNIHAVCYSNDNNINISNGFSHKDFSRGAMLDVPQAEHMNGYSCKRGRRMHLVCPMSMSPFMDPNKSGPQIWEEFSVSFTPAVKEVVDFAKRIPGFKDLSQYDQVNLLKAGTFEIALVLKM; this comes from the exons GTGGTGTTATTGCATACATCAGCTCCTCAAGCTCAGCCTCCAGCCCTTCCTCCTGCCACAGCGAGAGCTCCAATGGTAGCTTccaatcctcatcctcctctcttccATCCTCTCCCAGCAGCTCTGCTTCTGAGGGCAGCAGCGGTGGGAGCAGCAGTGGGAGCAGCAGGAATGGTACAAGCAGAAGTGACCTTCCAAGTGGGACCCTCACCACCATAGAGGAATCTCAGAAGAACCAACAGGTGGACACACTGTGCATAAAAACAACCTATACCAGTGCAGCAATCCTAACCAAAGGCCATGGTGGAGTCACCACTA AATTCAATGGAATGATtcttctgtgtaaagtgtgtggaGATGTGGCGTCTGGATTTCACTATGGAGTCCATGCTTGTGAGGGCTGTAAG GGTTTCTTTAGAAGAAGCATTCAACAAAACATCCAGTACAAAAAGTGCCTCAAGAATGAGAGCTGTTCTATCATGAGGATGAACCGAAATCGCTGCCAGCAATGTCGTTTCAAGAAGTGTCTGTCTGTCGGCATGTCAAGAGATG CTGTTCGTTTCGGGCGCATTCCAAAACGTGAAAAGCAGAGAATGCTGATGGAGATGCAGACTGCTATGAAGACCATGATGAACAGCCAGTTTGTTAGCTCAGGACACCAAGAAGCACTGCCAGATTACCAAGCTTCACCTTCACTTTTGCCACTTGTGCCCCCACCTGTTCAAGAAAAGTTGGACACTAGTGGTCACAATTACTCAGATAAAAGCCTCACTCTACCTgcatcttcttctcttcctcctcctcctccatcatttgATGTTAGCAAAGAAGATGTTATTGGTACAGTAACTAGGGCTCATAGAGAAACTTTCATGTATAACCAGGAGTCTTCCAAAATCAAAAATGAAGCAAACCACCAGATAGAAGAAAGAATGAATAATGTAAAATGCATCAACAAAAGCAACAATATCTACTCCAATAATGGTCTCAGCACTGCTCGCTGTCCCGCTAGTGGAAACCAGAATCATATAAATGAACAGCACAGAGAGAAGAACATGGCTGGTTATTCTAACATCCACGCTGTTTGTTACTCCAATGACAATAATATAAACATTTCCAATGGCTTCTCCCACAAAGATTTCAGCAGAGGAGCCATGCTTGATGTACCACAGGCTGAACATATGAATGGCTACTCCTGCAAGAGGGGAAGGAGAATGCATCTG GTTTGCCCTATGAGCATGTCTCCGTTCATGGACCCAAATAAATCAGGACCTCAAATCTGGGAAGAGTTCTCTGTGAGTTTCACCCCGGCTGTAAAGGAGGTTGTCGATTTTGCCAAGCGCATTCCAGGATTTAAAGATCTTTCCCAGTATGATCAGGTCAACCTGCTGAAGGCTGGAACTTTTGAG